The following are encoded together in the Solenopsis invicta isolate M01_SB chromosome 14, UNIL_Sinv_3.0, whole genome shotgun sequence genome:
- the LOC113006242 gene encoding uncharacterized protein LOC113006242, with amino-acid sequence MANYYVPTEAREKASSNIRYTPRILGRRFALTSTSYKWIDVAINVGSVSCSVEISLGDTRGNRIVLPYRTWRALLDKRADFERFVQSTEAPSLPIHDLTVQLVKLRDESIVKLSVLDACIYLKPTTMLFMFELEHCVEHVYYTLHQSIATATEKFKYFVTFLRQNFAMNKPDATELLRKSYDKSSQIECELIAYAIDTIIYDALTT; translated from the exons atggcaaactattacgttccaaccGAGGCGCGTGAAAA agCGTCTTCGAATATACGATATACGCCACGTATACTGGGCagaaggtttgcgctaacatcaacttcctacaaatggattgatgtagcgatcaacgtgggatctgtttcctgctccgtggagatatcgctcggcgatacacgcggcaaccggattgtcctaccatacagaacgtggagagctctgttagataaacgtgcggatttcgagcgattcgtccagtcaaccgaagcaccatcgttaccgattcatgaccttaccgtgcaactcgtgAAATTGCGTGATGAAAGTATTGTTAAGTTATCTGTACTCGATGCATGTATTTACCTCAAGCCTACAACCATGCTCTTCATGTTTGAACTAGAGCACTGTGTGGAGCATgtatattatacgctgcatcagagcattgcaactgcgactgagaaatttaaatattttgtaacgtttttgcgtcaaaactttgccatgaacaaaccagacgcgacagaattattgcgcaaatcttacgataagagttcgcaaattgagtgtgaattaatagcctacgctattgatactattatatacgACGCATTAACTACTTAA